One region of Permianibacter fluminis genomic DNA includes:
- a CDS encoding spermidine synthase encodes MNIFFQLGRCARAAKKLLSIGLAATLMCLPASAKVIHEERSLYRNILISEENGERCMRFVLHARATHNQSCINLREPRKLVFDYTKMVLAAILVKPEPKNILIVGLGGGTLPKTLHELLPNSTTTSAEIDPAVVKAAKRYFDYQESERIQTVAMDARVYLKRAIRDGKKWDLIILDAFNGDYIPEHLMTKEFLQEVRSALQPGGLVAANTFATSRLYHHESVTYEAVFAQVKMLSSERGNRVLLAAADAFVLPGPDLAAQEWQARLTPYGVDVRQLLALEKPADWDKSVKVLTDQFAPANLLKH; translated from the coding sequence ATGAATATCTTTTTTCAATTGGGTCGATGCGCGCGCGCAGCAAAAAAACTACTGTCGATCGGGTTGGCTGCCACGCTGATGTGCCTGCCAGCCAGCGCCAAAGTGATCCACGAAGAACGCTCGCTGTACCGCAATATCCTGATTAGCGAAGAAAACGGCGAACGCTGCATGCGCTTTGTGCTGCATGCCCGCGCGACGCATAACCAGTCCTGCATCAATTTGCGTGAGCCGCGCAAACTGGTGTTCGATTACACCAAGATGGTGCTGGCTGCCATCCTGGTAAAACCAGAACCAAAAAATATCCTGATAGTCGGCCTTGGCGGCGGCACACTGCCGAAAACCCTGCATGAGCTCTTGCCCAACAGCACGACTACCTCGGCCGAAATCGATCCGGCTGTGGTCAAAGCCGCCAAACGCTATTTCGATTATCAGGAGAGCGAACGCATCCAGACCGTTGCCATGGATGCCCGGGTTTATCTGAAGCGCGCCATCCGTGATGGCAAAAAGTGGGATTTAATTATTCTCGATGCTTTCAATGGCGACTACATTCCCGAACATCTGATGACCAAGGAGTTCCTGCAGGAAGTACGCAGCGCACTGCAGCCCGGTGGCCTTGTTGCCGCCAACACATTCGCCACCAGCCGGCTCTATCACCATGAGTCGGTGACCTATGAAGCGGTTTTTGCCCAGGTGAAAATGCTGTCAAGCGAGCGCGGCAACAGGGTGTTGCTGGCCGCCGCCGATGCTTTCGTATTGCCCGGTCCGGATCTGGCAGCACAAGAATGGCAAGCGCGGCTGACGCCCTATGGTGTGGATGTCAGGCAATTACTGGCATTGGAAAAGCCGGCCGATTGGGACAAAAGCGTGAAGGTGCTGACCGATCAATTTGCGCCGGCAAACTTGCTGAAACACTAA
- a CDS encoding NUDIX hydrolase, with product MKVAATVAAIIERDGRFLVVEESDKEDGKRVLNQPAGHVEPGESLIAAVIREVAEEAGLPFTPEAVVGVYRLTARNGRDYLRICFAGSVPADAPAHPCDADIHACHWLSLPEIVEFGPRSSLVLQCFQDYQAGQRLPLQAFSVFKRDL from the coding sequence GTGAAGGTCGCGGCCACGGTTGCCGCCATTATCGAGCGCGATGGCCGTTTTCTGGTCGTCGAAGAGTCTGACAAGGAGGACGGCAAGCGGGTCCTGAATCAGCCTGCCGGTCACGTCGAACCGGGCGAAAGCCTGATCGCCGCTGTGATTCGCGAAGTGGCCGAAGAAGCAGGCCTGCCTTTTACTCCAGAAGCGGTGGTCGGCGTTTACCGGCTGACCGCCCGCAATGGTCGCGACTATCTGCGGATCTGCTTCGCCGGTTCAGTGCCGGCTGACGCGCCGGCCCACCCCTGCGATGCCGATATCCATGCCTGTCACTGGCTGAGCTTGCCGGAGATTGTCGAATTCGGCCCGCGCAGCTCTCTGGTACTGCAGTGCTTTCAGGACTACCAAGCCGGCCAGCGACTGCCGTTGCAGGCGTTCTCGGTGTTCAAGCGGGATCTATAG
- a CDS encoding Bax inhibitor-1/YccA family protein → MESNIRNINAASYIGADAQAESTSKVLKNTYMLLSATLLFSAVMAYVGMLFAPTSSPLITFIGAIALLFGVHKTAESGTGLLLVFAFTGWMGFWLAPLLNFMMAKASGGQIVLQALGGTGLIFLSLSAYVLNTKKDFSFMRGFLFVGLMVVFFSSLALLAASYFGVYMPMLSLALSAACVLLFSAFILYDTSNIINGGETNYIRATVALYLDIYNIFTHLLVLLGVASDD, encoded by the coding sequence ATGGAATCCAATATCCGCAACATCAATGCCGCCAGCTACATCGGTGCCGATGCGCAAGCGGAAAGCACCAGCAAGGTATTGAAGAACACCTACATGCTGCTGTCGGCAACGCTGCTGTTCAGCGCTGTCATGGCCTATGTCGGCATGCTGTTCGCACCGACATCGAGTCCGCTGATTACCTTTATCGGCGCCATTGCGCTGCTGTTCGGCGTGCACAAAACCGCCGAATCGGGCACTGGTCTGCTGCTCGTCTTCGCCTTCACCGGCTGGATGGGCTTCTGGCTGGCACCGCTGCTGAATTTCATGATGGCCAAAGCCAGTGGCGGCCAGATTGTGTTGCAGGCGCTCGGCGGCACCGGATTGATTTTCCTGTCGCTGTCGGCTTATGTGCTGAACACCAAGAAAGACTTCAGCTTCATGCGCGGCTTTCTGTTCGTTGGCCTGATGGTGGTGTTTTTCAGCTCGCTCGCCTTGCTTGCGGCAAGCTACTTCGGCGTCTACATGCCGATGCTGAGCTTGGCGCTGTCAGCTGCCTGCGTGCTGCTGTTCTCGGCCTTCATCCTGTATGACACCAGCAACATCATCAATGGCGGCGAAACCAACTACATCCGCGCCACGGTTGCCCTGTATCTCGACATCTACAACATCTTTACTCATTTACTGGTCCTGCTCGGCGTCGCCAGCGACGACTGA
- a CDS encoding TusE/DsrC/DsvC family sulfur relay protein, whose protein sequence is MTGSAGNFIEINGQSFATDGHGYLRDRSVWTEAIAEQLAAREGIVLTAEHWQVIRYVRAFYDEFQSSPAIRPLVKYLAQHWGPEKGNSLYLHTLFKEPAKQASKIAGLPKPARCI, encoded by the coding sequence ATGACCGGCTCCGCAGGCAACTTCATCGAGATCAATGGCCAATCGTTCGCCACCGATGGGCACGGCTATCTGCGCGATCGCAGCGTCTGGACCGAGGCCATTGCCGAACAACTGGCTGCGCGGGAAGGCATTGTGCTGACCGCAGAACATTGGCAGGTCATCCGCTACGTGCGGGCGTTTTACGATGAATTTCAAAGCAGCCCAGCCATTCGGCCCTTGGTGAAATATCTGGCCCAGCATTGGGGACCGGAAAAAGGTAACAGCCTATATCTGCACACGCTGTTCAAGGAGCCCGCCAAGCAGGCGAGCAAAATTGCCGGCCTGCCCAAACCGGCGCGCTGCATTTAA
- a CDS encoding MAPEG family protein, with protein sequence MLLPITGLYAALLGILIIVLVLRVVAKRFKQRIGVGDGGDRALLLAIRAHGNAIETIPIAVILLAALELNDGSARTLHIFGITLIVARLLHAFGLSRSPKASPGRFAGTVLTLTVIVGLAIANLMAFWVTQS encoded by the coding sequence ATGTTGTTGCCCATCACCGGTCTGTATGCCGCGTTGCTTGGAATCCTGATCATTGTGCTAGTTCTGCGGGTCGTTGCCAAACGATTCAAACAGCGCATCGGGGTTGGAGATGGTGGCGATCGGGCGCTACTGCTGGCCATTCGCGCTCACGGCAACGCCATCGAAACCATTCCCATCGCCGTGATTCTGCTGGCGGCGCTGGAACTCAATGATGGCAGCGCCCGGACGCTGCACATTTTCGGCATTACACTGATTGTCGCGCGCTTGCTGCATGCTTTTGGTTTGAGTCGTTCACCCAAAGCCAGCCCCGGCCGTTTTGCCGGCACCGTGCTCACCCTGACCGTCATCGTGGGCTTGGCGATTGCCAACCTGATGGCATTTTGGGTGACACAGTCATGA
- a CDS encoding CPBP family intramembrane glutamic endopeptidase, with amino-acid sequence MNSHQPKHTALLALLLIAPAPSIGVAVALFGAPGLFGSAVWAFAKLWFLLAPVLWYVLIEKQRISWSPLQGHVSAANSGMLAGLLSGLLMAASIVGGYLLFGKGQFDPAPMRSLLQTAGLTSPERYLLMAAYWTLFNSLVEEYAFRWFLFRQCERLLPAVWAVLAAAVIFTVHHSLALSAYVPWQLNLLGSLGVGVAGVIWSALYARYRSVWPGYLSHLFADVAVFAVGYDVLFG; translated from the coding sequence ATGAACTCACACCAACCCAAACACACTGCCCTGCTGGCGCTGCTGCTGATCGCACCAGCGCCTAGCATCGGCGTTGCCGTCGCACTGTTCGGCGCACCGGGCCTGTTCGGATCTGCTGTCTGGGCATTTGCCAAGCTGTGGTTCCTGCTGGCTCCGGTGCTCTGGTATGTGCTGATAGAAAAGCAGCGAATATCGTGGTCACCGCTGCAGGGCCACGTCAGTGCCGCAAACAGCGGCATGTTGGCCGGTCTGCTTAGCGGCTTGCTGATGGCGGCCAGCATCGTTGGCGGCTATCTGCTGTTCGGCAAAGGCCAGTTTGATCCGGCACCGATGCGTTCGCTATTGCAAACGGCCGGTCTGACGTCACCGGAGCGCTATCTGCTGATGGCTGCTTACTGGACGCTGTTTAACAGTCTGGTTGAGGAATATGCTTTCCGCTGGTTCCTGTTCCGGCAATGCGAACGCTTGCTGCCCGCAGTCTGGGCAGTGCTTGCTGCTGCGGTGATTTTCACGGTCCATCACAGTCTGGCGCTGTCAGCCTATGTACCGTGGCAATTGAATCTGCTCGGCTCGCTCGGCGTCGGCGTCGCCGGGGTGATCTGGAGCGCATTGTATGCCCGTTACCGCAGCGTCTGGCCCGGTTATCTGAGCCATCTGTTCGCCGATGTCGCGGTATTTGCCGTCGGTTACGACGTGCTGTTTGGGTGA
- the tusB gene encoding sulfurtransferase complex subunit TusB encodes MSSLHTLHHLDPAAGQRARTSALPGDALLLRENAVLLAVNPNVVTQAFTDVYALAADVDARGLRNRLPTSIQIIDDAAFVALTLQHDRVIAWS; translated from the coding sequence ATGAGCAGCCTGCACACCTTGCATCACCTCGATCCCGCAGCCGGCCAGCGCGCCCGCACCAGCGCCCTGCCCGGCGATGCGCTATTGCTGCGCGAAAATGCGGTGCTGCTGGCAGTCAACCCCAATGTCGTTACCCAAGCCTTCACCGATGTCTACGCCCTCGCCGCCGATGTTGATGCGCGCGGCTTGCGCAACCGGCTGCCAACCAGCATCCAGATTATCGACGACGCGGCGTTCGTTGCCTTGACGCTGCAGCATGATCGGGTGATCGCATGGAGCTGA
- the tusC gene encoding sulfurtransferase complex subunit TusC, with product MNSQTISIIITTAPHGDDRASQALDTALACAAFDQTVTVIFQDYGVWQLRDQPSASPLGNKPLLAQFKLMALYGVSRVLICADSLNHHQLNANELALSADPISKAELAGHLASQNQVWVY from the coding sequence ATGAACAGCCAAACGATCAGCATCATCATCACCACAGCGCCGCATGGCGATGATCGCGCCAGCCAGGCACTCGACACGGCGCTGGCCTGCGCTGCTTTCGATCAAACCGTCACGGTGATTTTTCAGGATTATGGCGTCTGGCAACTGCGTGACCAGCCAAGCGCCAGCCCCCTTGGCAACAAACCGCTGCTGGCACAATTCAAGTTGATGGCACTGTATGGCGTCAGCCGTGTACTGATTTGTGCCGACAGCCTGAATCACCATCAACTCAATGCCAATGAGCTGGCCTTGAGTGCCGACCCCATCAGCAAAGCCGAGCTGGCCGGCCATCTCGCCAGCCAGAATCAGGTGTGGGTTTATTGA
- a CDS encoding isoaspartyl peptidase/L-asparaginase family protein — MMRLSLLGNGVSSIMNVARMLGVLAMVSTAALAAAADQSAPIAIAIHGGAGTILRSDLTPELEAQYRATLAQALDSGYAVLKAGGSSLDAVEASVRVMEDSPLFNAGKGAVFSHDGKNELDAAIMDGSTLAAGAIAGVTIVKNPITLARRVMDSSPHVLLIGAGAEAFARTQPIELVDPAYFHTERRWQQLQILLEKEKAGGAKGATGLSEDADQSKARKQSYHFTAQENRFGTVGAVALDSKGHLAAATSTGGMTNKRWGRVGDAPVIGAGTYANALCAVSATGHGEYFIRAAVAHDICARVEYLKQPLAEAASAVVKDKLVKLGGEGGIIAVDAQGNVTLPFNSTGMYRASINQKGERVIAIYAD; from the coding sequence ATGATGCGTTTGTCGTTGCTTGGCAACGGTGTGTCATCGATCATGAACGTCGCGCGGATGTTGGGAGTGCTTGCCATGGTTTCAACAGCGGCGCTTGCAGCTGCAGCGGATCAATCCGCACCGATCGCAATCGCCATTCACGGCGGTGCCGGCACGATTCTGCGCTCGGATTTGACGCCGGAATTGGAAGCGCAGTATCGGGCCACGCTGGCGCAAGCCCTGGACAGCGGTTACGCCGTTTTGAAAGCTGGCGGCAGCAGTCTGGACGCGGTGGAAGCCAGCGTCCGGGTCATGGAGGATTCGCCGCTGTTCAATGCCGGCAAAGGCGCGGTATTCAGTCACGACGGCAAAAACGAACTCGACGCCGCCATCATGGATGGAAGCACGCTTGCCGCGGGCGCTATCGCCGGCGTCACCATTGTCAAGAATCCGATCACGCTGGCGCGTCGGGTCATGGACAGTTCGCCACATGTTTTGCTGATTGGTGCCGGCGCGGAAGCCTTTGCCCGAACCCAGCCGATCGAGCTGGTCGACCCTGCCTATTTCCACACCGAACGACGCTGGCAGCAGTTGCAGATTCTGCTGGAGAAAGAGAAAGCGGGCGGCGCCAAAGGTGCGACCGGTTTGTCGGAAGATGCCGATCAGAGCAAGGCGCGCAAACAGAGTTACCATTTCACGGCGCAGGAAAATCGTTTTGGTACTGTTGGCGCAGTCGCACTGGACAGCAAAGGGCATCTGGCAGCCGCGACTTCCACCGGCGGCATGACCAACAAGCGTTGGGGCCGGGTGGGGGATGCACCGGTGATCGGCGCCGGCACATATGCCAATGCCTTGTGTGCGGTATCGGCCACCGGTCATGGCGAGTATTTCATTCGTGCGGCTGTGGCGCATGACATCTGCGCCCGGGTCGAGTACCTCAAGCAACCGCTGGCCGAGGCCGCTTCAGCGGTGGTTAAGGACAAACTGGTCAAGCTCGGTGGCGAAGGCGGTATCATTGCAGTCGATGCCCAGGGCAACGTGACACTGCCGTTCAATAGCACCGGCATGTACCGCGCGTCGATCAATCAGAAAGGGGAGCGCGTGATCGCCATTTACGCGGATTGA
- a CDS encoding cysteine dioxygenase: MQLPEFFAQLDEYPQQVPLERIAELLENLQLDLNDVQAHLEFNAHHYKRNLMHQGPSCQVLMLCWLNGQRSQIHDHVGSNCGVRVMRGTAIETTFHRADNGMIFASGSRSLAEGSICANHDDDIHQVSNLAAADKCLVTLHVYSPPLRNMNVYDLSASQPHVVEDPVHELLYGGASTV; the protein is encoded by the coding sequence ATGCAATTACCGGAATTTTTTGCCCAACTTGACGAATATCCCCAGCAGGTGCCGCTGGAGCGGATTGCCGAGCTGCTGGAAAATCTGCAGCTCGATCTGAATGATGTTCAGGCGCATCTGGAATTCAACGCCCATCATTACAAGCGCAATCTGATGCATCAGGGCCCCAGCTGCCAGGTGTTGATGTTGTGCTGGCTCAACGGCCAACGCAGCCAGATCCATGATCATGTCGGCTCCAATTGTGGTGTCCGGGTCATGCGCGGCACCGCCATTGAAACCACCTTTCACCGCGCCGATAACGGCATGATTTTCGCCAGCGGCTCGCGCTCGCTGGCTGAAGGCAGTATCTGCGCCAATCACGATGATGATATCCATCAGGTGTCCAATCTGGCAGCGGCGGACAAATGCCTGGTCACCCTGCATGTGTATTCACCGCCGCTGCGTAACATGAATGTCTATGATCTGTCGGCGTCACAGCCGCACGTGGTTGAAGACCCCGTTCATGAACTGCTCTACGGCGGCGCATCGACCGTATAA
- a CDS encoding c-type cytochrome: protein MKYFAIAVGAIALSCSVAAAIDPIEARKEGFKAFKKELGAIKKIVEAGDASQQAALLDHAKALDDAAKAQWSKMAEHFPAGSYQGETDALPAIWEKATEFQAAIDKQRTAINGFVAAAQSADPAQWKSAFGQVGGSCKNCHESFKKD, encoded by the coding sequence ATGAAATACTTTGCGATAGCGGTCGGCGCCATTGCGCTTAGCTGCTCGGTTGCAGCAGCAATTGACCCCATCGAAGCGCGCAAGGAAGGTTTCAAGGCCTTCAAGAAGGAACTGGGCGCGATCAAAAAGATTGTCGAAGCCGGCGATGCGAGCCAGCAAGCGGCCCTGCTCGATCACGCCAAGGCACTCGATGACGCCGCCAAGGCCCAGTGGAGCAAAATGGCCGAGCATTTCCCGGCTGGTTCTTATCAAGGCGAAACCGACGCGCTGCCGGCAATCTGGGAAAAAGCCACCGAATTTCAGGCGGCTATCGACAAGCAGCGCACGGCGATCAATGGTTTTGTCGCGGCGGCACAAAGCGCGGATCCGGCGCAATGGAAGTCGGCTTTCGGGCAAGTCGGTGGCAGCTGCAAAAACTGCCATGAGTCATTCAAGAAAGACTAA
- a CDS encoding CocE/NonD family hydrolase produces MTLRSVLPTPALLFSLLALFGSTPLAAAETPDPAVERSNYIRSHYAKFEYRVPVRDGARLFTSVYLPNDASPGKRYPILLVRTPYSVAPYGLDRYKEKLGPTFDYEKDGFIFVFQDVRGRNMSEGDFRNMTPHNPNKKNKQDVDESSDTYDSIDWLLKNLPNHNGRVGQWGISYPGFYTSAGAIDSHPALKAVSPQAPIADWWRGDDMHRNGAFNLQLAFGFFSGFGKARPELTDDENPKKFEYGTPDGYQFLLDLGGLSNVDNKYFKHEIAAWTDFASHPDYDDYWQARNLLPHLKNIKAAVLTVGGWYDTEDLYGPLHTYESIEKQNPGIRNTLIMGPWTHGGWVRTDGDKVGDADFGFKTSLSYQPIELAFFKHYLKDGDDPKLPEAWLFETGANRWRSFDSWPPKTSKEQRWFLQEKNALTTTAPTQDAAFDDYLSDPAKPVPYSQELTTRWSKDYIAADQRFVANRPDVLVYQSEPLAQDTTIAGPIDVELFVATTGTDADYIVKLIDVTPGVPQGWNEDMEKAGKKNRGGQQTLIRGEPMRARYRDSWSAPKPMTPGAITPVRYRLNDVLHTFQRGHRIMVQVHSSWFPFIDRNPQQYLPNIFQAKDSDFVRATQQIYRDRQHPSAITVRLLPAADASR; encoded by the coding sequence ATGACGCTCCGATCGGTTTTGCCGACACCGGCACTTCTCTTCAGTTTGTTGGCATTGTTCGGCAGCACACCGCTTGCTGCTGCGGAAACACCCGACCCGGCTGTCGAACGCAGCAACTACATCCGCTCCCATTACGCCAAATTTGAATACCGGGTGCCGGTCCGCGACGGCGCCCGTCTGTTTACCTCAGTTTATCTGCCGAATGACGCCAGCCCCGGCAAACGCTATCCGATTCTGCTGGTGCGCACACCCTACAGCGTCGCGCCTTATGGCCTTGACCGTTACAAGGAAAAGCTCGGTCCGACCTTCGACTACGAGAAAGACGGATTCATCTTTGTGTTTCAGGACGTCCGTGGCCGCAACATGTCGGAAGGCGACTTCCGCAACATGACGCCGCACAATCCAAACAAGAAAAACAAACAGGATGTCGACGAAAGCAGTGACACCTACGACAGCATCGACTGGCTGCTGAAAAATCTGCCCAATCACAATGGCCGGGTTGGGCAATGGGGAATCTCCTACCCCGGCTTCTACACCTCAGCCGGTGCCATCGATTCGCATCCGGCCTTGAAAGCCGTTTCGCCACAGGCACCGATCGCGGACTGGTGGCGCGGTGACGACATGCATCGCAACGGCGCCTTCAATTTGCAGCTGGCGTTCGGTTTCTTTAGCGGATTCGGCAAGGCCAGACCGGAACTGACCGACGACGAGAACCCGAAAAAGTTTGAATACGGTACGCCGGACGGTTATCAGTTCCTGCTCGATCTGGGCGGACTCAGCAATGTCGACAACAAGTATTTCAAGCATGAAATTGCCGCCTGGACAGATTTTGCCAGTCATCCCGATTACGACGACTACTGGCAGGCCCGCAATCTGTTACCGCACCTGAAAAACATCAAGGCCGCCGTGCTGACGGTTGGCGGCTGGTATGACACCGAAGATCTGTACGGCCCGCTGCACACCTATGAATCCATCGAAAAGCAGAATCCCGGCATCCGAAATACGCTGATCATGGGGCCGTGGACGCACGGTGGCTGGGTTCGTACTGATGGCGACAAAGTGGGTGATGCCGATTTCGGCTTCAAGACTTCACTGAGCTATCAACCAATCGAATTGGCATTTTTCAAACACTATCTGAAAGACGGCGACGATCCGAAACTTCCGGAAGCCTGGCTGTTTGAAACCGGCGCCAATCGCTGGCGCAGCTTCGATAGCTGGCCACCAAAGACCAGCAAGGAGCAACGCTGGTTTCTGCAGGAAAAAAATGCCCTGACCACCACGGCACCAACCCAGGATGCGGCCTTTGATGATTACCTGAGCGACCCAGCCAAACCAGTGCCTTATTCTCAGGAGCTCACCACTCGCTGGAGCAAGGATTACATTGCCGCCGATCAGCGCTTTGTTGCCAACCGGCCGGATGTGCTGGTGTATCAGTCCGAACCGCTGGCGCAGGACACCACCATTGCTGGTCCGATCGATGTTGAGTTGTTTGTCGCCACCACCGGCACGGACGCCGACTACATCGTCAAGCTGATCGACGTTACCCCCGGCGTACCGCAAGGCTGGAATGAAGATATGGAAAAAGCCGGCAAGAAAAATCGTGGCGGCCAGCAAACCCTGATCCGCGGCGAGCCCATGCGGGCGCGCTATCGCGACAGCTGGAGCGCACCCAAGCCAATGACGCCAGGCGCGATTACGCCGGTGCGTTACCGGCTCAACGATGTGCTGCACACCTTCCAGCGCGGCCACCGCATCATGGTGCAAGTGCACTCGAGCTGGTTTCCGTTTATCGATCGCAACCCGCAACAATATCTGCCGAATATCTTTCAGGCCAAGGACAGTGACTTTGTCCGCGCCACCCAGCAAATCTATCGTGACCGTCAGCATCCGAGCGCTATCACGGTGCGCCTGCTGCCAGCGGCGGATGCCAGCCGATGA
- a CDS encoding fused MFS/spermidine synthase: MNVVVFGSAFVSGFIIMVLEMLGGRIIAPWFGGDIYVWGSIITVFMLALSLGYLLGGRWSLRNASLKRYGGIFLLGGVLMLPVVFSADLIMAAIFDQIVDARYGSLVASLALFLLPSLVMGMVSPYSVRLLTRSRETSGASAGLLYFVSTLGSALGTLATSFYLVALLEMNQILLTAIAIMIGNGMLLLALHKRMPVT; this comes from the coding sequence ATGAATGTCGTGGTATTCGGTTCGGCTTTTGTTTCCGGCTTTATCATCATGGTGCTGGAAATGCTGGGTGGCCGAATCATCGCGCCGTGGTTTGGCGGTGATATCTATGTCTGGGGCAGCATCATCACGGTGTTCATGCTGGCGCTCAGTCTTGGCTACCTGCTCGGTGGTCGCTGGTCACTGCGCAATGCCAGCCTGAAACGCTATGGCGGCATTTTTCTGCTGGGCGGTGTGCTGATGCTGCCGGTTGTGTTCAGCGCCGACCTGATCATGGCAGCGATTTTCGATCAGATCGTCGATGCCCGTTATGGCTCGCTGGTGGCATCGCTGGCGCTGTTCCTGCTGCCCTCGCTGGTCATGGGCATGGTATCGCCCTACTCGGTGCGCTTGCTGACCCGCTCACGCGAAACCAGCGGCGCCTCGGCCGGTTTGCTTTACTTCGTGTCCACACTAGGCAGCGCGTTAGGAACTCTGGCGACCTCGTTCTATCTGGTGGCGCTACTGGAAATGAACCAGATTCTGCTGACCGCAATCGCCATTATGATCGGCAATGGAATGCTGCTGCTCGCCCTGCACAAACGGATGCCTGTGACATGA
- the tusD gene encoding sulfurtransferase complex subunit TusD, with protein sequence MSGKRFALYVTANPVSGQGQLSALRFATAAIGSGHVVARIFFAGEAVLIGNGLMDTPGDEPQLQQQWTQLAAQHGSELLLCSAAAQRYGIVAETGSDADPRATLAAGFNISGLGSLVESALDCDRVLHFPG encoded by the coding sequence ATGTCCGGCAAGCGCTTTGCGCTCTATGTCACTGCCAATCCCGTCAGCGGCCAAGGCCAGTTGTCGGCCTTGCGTTTCGCCACGGCGGCAATCGGCAGTGGCCACGTGGTCGCCCGGATATTTTTTGCCGGTGAGGCGGTGCTGATCGGCAATGGCCTGATGGATACGCCCGGTGACGAACCGCAGCTTCAGCAGCAATGGACCCAGCTCGCTGCGCAGCATGGCAGCGAGTTATTGCTCTGCTCGGCCGCCGCCCAGCGCTACGGTATCGTCGCGGAAACCGGGTCTGATGCGGATCCGCGCGCCACGCTTGCCGCCGGCTTCAACATCAGCGGCCTGGGCTCGCTGGTCGAATCCGCGCTCGATTGCGATCGCGTGTTGCATTTTCCCGGGTGA
- the mnmA gene encoding tRNA 2-thiouridine(34) synthase MnmA yields the protein MNTAPRVIVGLSGGVDSSVSAWLLKQQGYRVEGLFMKNWEEDDTDEFCSAAQDRADAQAVAEKIGIPFHTVNFAAEYWDNVFEHFLTEYKAGRTPNPDILCNKEIKFRAFLDFAKHLGADFIATGHYARRGDLNGEAQLLRGLDRNKDQSYFLYTLQQDQLKHVLFPVGELEKPEVRRIAAEQGFVTAEKKDSTGICFIGERRFSEFLSRYLPAQPGDIETVEGKVIGRHNGLMYHTLGQRKGLGIGGLKGADESPWFVVAKDLQRNVLLVTQGHDDSYLMSTALHAGQLHWVAGKPPAPSFDCTAKVRYRQQDVACSVRVRDDGTVDVSFPEPQRSVTPGQSLVLYAGAVCLGGGIIESTTALHPLPARKTTVIA from the coding sequence ATGAACACTGCCCCGCGCGTTATCGTCGGCCTGTCCGGCGGCGTTGATTCTTCGGTCTCGGCCTGGCTGCTGAAGCAGCAGGGTTACCGGGTCGAAGGGCTGTTCATGAAGAACTGGGAAGAGGACGACACCGACGAGTTCTGCTCGGCCGCGCAGGATCGCGCCGATGCCCAAGCCGTCGCCGAGAAAATCGGCATCCCGTTTCATACGGTCAATTTCGCCGCCGAATATTGGGACAATGTGTTCGAGCATTTCCTGACCGAGTACAAAGCCGGGCGAACCCCGAACCCCGACATTCTCTGCAACAAAGAAATCAAATTCCGCGCTTTTCTCGACTTTGCCAAACACCTTGGCGCCGATTTCATTGCCACCGGCCATTACGCCCGCCGCGGCGACCTGAACGGCGAGGCGCAATTGCTGCGCGGGCTTGATCGCAACAAGGACCAAAGTTATTTCCTGTACACCTTGCAGCAGGATCAGCTGAAGCACGTGCTGTTTCCGGTTGGCGAACTGGAAAAGCCGGAAGTGCGCCGAATCGCCGCCGAACAAGGTTTTGTCACCGCCGAAAAGAAAGATTCGACCGGCATCTGTTTTATCGGCGAGCGTCGCTTCAGCGAATTTCTGAGTCGCTACCTCCCTGCGCAACCGGGTGACATCGAAACGGTCGAGGGCAAGGTCATCGGCCGTCACAATGGCCTGATGTACCACACGCTCGGTCAACGCAAGGGCCTTGGCATTGGCGGCCTCAAAGGTGCTGATGAATCGCCCTGGTTTGTCGTCGCCAAAGATCTGCAGCGCAATGTGTTGCTGGTCACCCAAGGCCACGACGACTCGTATCTGATGAGCACGGCGCTGCACGCCGGCCAGCTGCATTGGGTCGCCGGCAAGCCGCCGGCCCCGAGCTTTGATTGCACGGCCAAAGTGCGCTATCGCCAACAGGATGTTGCCTGTTCCGTGCGGGTCCGTGACGACGGTACGGTCGATGTCAGCTTCCCGGAACCGCAACGTTCGGTCACGCCGGGCCAGTCACTGGTGCTGTATGCCGGCGCGGTGTGTCTGGGCGGTGGCATCATCGAATCGACCACGGCGCTACACCCGCTGCCGGCGCGAAAAACCACAGTAATTGCCTGA